GAACCAACGCATGTGTCAGCAACTTTTGCGTTTCTCAGGAATGCCCAGATGCGGATGGAGACGGCGCGGGTGTGGGACCTGGTTGCGCCACCTTCGACTGCGATGACAGCGACCCCAACATCCCTGCCGCGGGCGAGGTCTGCGACAACAACAAGGACGATGACTGCGACGGCCTCACTGACGAAGGCTGTCCCTGCAAGGATGACCAGGGAAACCCTGTGCCCGATGGGACGACTCGAGCCTGTGGTGGTGACGGGGATTGTGCGGGCCTGCAGGCATGCGAGAGCAATCAGTGGTCCAGCGAGTGTCAGGGTGGCCGCGCGCCCAGCCAGGAAATCTGCGGCAACGATACCGACGAGGACTGCGACGGAGCCAAGAACAACGGCTGCTGCCCGAACGGCGAGGTCGTGTGTGACGGAACTGCGGTCTGCAGCTCCAATGGCATCTGCAACTAGCCACGCATGCTGACGTCCGCAGCCGCACCCCGCGTACGGCCCTAGGTACATGAACATCCTCGTCACGGGCGGCGCGGGGTACATCGGCACGCCGCTGTGCATGCGCCTTGCGCAGTCGGGGCACCGCGTACTGTGCTGGGACCCCGGATTCTTTGGTTTTCACTTCCCACAGCCGCTCCAGGGCATCGAACTGCGCGCCGAGCGAGTCCAGCGTCTCGGCGTCGCAGACTTGGAGCGCTTCGCACCGGATTGGGTGCTGCACCTGTCGGGCCTCAGCAATGATCCGATGGCGAACTTCGCACCGGAGCTCAACTGGGAAGAAAACACGCGGGCCACCGAACATGTCGGGCAACTGGTGCAGGCGCTCGGCGTCCCATTGCTGTTTGCCAGCAGTGCCAGCGTCTACGGCTTCCAACCCGACGTGCTGCTGACAGAGGAGGCTGACGTAGCGCCCATCGGCCACTACTCGGAATCGAAGGCGGCAGCAGAGCGCTGGTTGCTCGACAACGTCGAGCGTGTGTTCTGTCTTCGGCAAGCGACGGTGATGGGTCCGTCGCCGCGCATGCGCTTCGACTTGCTGACCAACGGCATGACGCTCACCGCCTGGACCCAGGGTAAGATCCCCGTGCTCTATGGCGGAAGAGAAGCGCGACCGCAGGTTCACATCCTCGACCTAGTGGATGCCTACGAGCGGGTGCTGGCGACTCCAGCTTTGCAGCGTGGCGTGTACAACGTGAGCGCCACCAACGACAACGTGCTGGACGTGGCCCATGCCATCCGCAACCAACTCGAGACCGAGCACGATCGCAGAATCGAACTCGACGTGACTGACGAAGCCCGCAAGCACCGCAGCTACGCCCTGGACAGCGAGAAGTTGCGCACGCGAACGGGATGGGTCCCTGCCCGAGACGTCGATGCGACCGTTCGCGAACTCAGTGGGCTTCTGGCAAGCGGTTCGCTGGACTGGGAGGACCCGCGCACGCTGAACATCCGTTGGATGAAGCTGCTGGTCGAGGCCGAGGCAGTGCTCCAGCGCACGGGCTCCCTGCGCCCGCCCAGCCAGCAAAATGGTTGACCGAGCCGTGACTCCAGAGAGCAGCCTCGCTTGCCCTGCCTGTGCGTCCCGAGAGCATCGCCTGCGCTTCGCGCGGGGGCGTCACGTCATCGTGCGCTGCGAACGCTGCGGCCTCCACTCGGCCCTGCCGCGCCCCAACCCCGAGATGCTTCGCGCCATCTATCGAGACGCGAGCTACTTCGCCGGAGATGCCTACTACCTGGACTACCTTGGACACCGCCACAACTACGAGCGTTTGGCGCGCCGAGTCGTGGCAAGAGTGCTGCGGCATCGCGCTCCGCCGGGCATTTGGTTCGATGTAGGTGCGGCTGCCGGCTTTCAGCTGGAGGTGGCTCGCCGCGCCGGCTTCGAAACGCGAGGCGTCGAGCCATGTGCGGCCATGGCGGCGCACGCGCAGGAGGAGGGACTGGACGTGACGCAGGGCGAGCTCGAAACGACTCCGCTTCCCCACCAGACACTTCACGTCGTCTCCTTCCTGGACTCCCTGGAGCATTTCCTGGACCCGCGCCACGCGGTGCGCTTGGCGTTCGATGCCCTCGATGCCCGCGGCGTCATCGTGGTGCAAACCCCAAACGTCGGCAGTCCGGCGGCCCGGCTCCTGGCAGCGCGTTGGCCCCACTACACTCCCCCTGAGCACCTCTTCTATTTCACTCGCACCTCACTGACGCTGCTGCTCGAACGCAGTGGGTTCAGACTGCTGGAGCTGTCCAGCTTGGGGCACTATTTCAGCCTCCGCGAGCTCTCACGGCGACTGCTGGGGTTGCGCCTGGACCGCGCTCCCCTCGCCGATCACAGCGTCTACCTGAACAGCGGTGACTTGTTCGCCATCGCGTGCAAACGCTGAAGCGTGCCACAGTGCGCCCATGGATCGGTCGCGCGTCCGACTGGTTCGCACGGCTGCATGGATCCTCGCTGCCTGCGGACTGGTGCTGCTGGGTTGGAGCGAACTGTTCGCGCACCCCCAAGGGACTGGCTTTGGCGACTATCAGTTCTTCCACCATTCCTGGGAAGCGGCCCGGGTCAGTTGGATGGTCGAGGGTAGTCCCCCTCTCTGGAATCCCTTCCAATGCGGAGGCATTCCAGACTGGGCCGACCCCCAAGCGCAGTTCTTCCACCCGTTGTTCTTCCTTTCGGGTGTGATCGGCACGACCCTGGCGCTCAAGACGTTCCTGCTGCTCCACGCCTTGGCGGGGCTCCTCGGCATGTACGCACTCGCGCGCAATGACGGGCTCTCGCGGCTTTCCAGTGCGTTCGCTGCGAGCACCTGGGCTACGTCAGGCTTCTTCGCCTGGCACTGCGGCACCGGTCACGGCAACTTCATCGCCTTCTACCTGGCGCCTTGGGTGCTGTTCTTCTGGCGTCGAGCCGTGGAGGACCTGCGTTTCGTGGCGGCCTTGGCCTTCGTGCTCAGCGCGGTTGCCTTCGCGGGCGGCGCCTACGCCTTTCCCTTCTTCGTGTTGCTGCTCGGCTTCGAGCTGTTCACGCTGCTAGTCGGCCGCCGTCCCGAGTCGCCACCTCGGCAGCGGGTCTTGCTCACGGTGATTACGACCGCTGTCCTGGTGGCATGCATGGCTGGGCTGCGGCTGCTGCCCATCGTCGAGTACCTCGCGTACTTCCCCCGCAACGTGAGCGGCGACGATAGTCTCGGACCGAGGGAATTCCTGTGGATGCTGACCCGCGACGACATTCACGAACCCGGGGTACCCGTGGCAGGTCACCCCTGGGTGTGGACGGAGTACGGCGCCTACATTGGCTGGCCGGCGGTGCTGCTGGGGGCCGTCGGCGCGGTTCACGCCGTGGTCACGCCAGGTCGACGCAAGCTGCTACTCGGTGCTCTCGCCTTCGCGGTCCTGACCCTCGGTAGCGGTGGCCCGCTTTCTCCCTGGACACTGCTGCACCAGCTTCCGGTCTTCGATTCGCTCCGCGTTCCGTCGCGCTTCATCGTCCTCTTCCTGCTCTACTTCTGCTTGCTCGCCGGACGCGCGCTGGACGCTTGGCGAAGAACGCCTTCACCTGGAGCGGGTGGCTTTCGTCACGAGTCACCCTTCGTCTGGTTGCGTTGGGCCGGACCCTGGTTTTGTGTTGCCTGGACGGTGGCTCACACCGTGAGCCACCAACGCAGCGTGATCGACGACACCTGGAACGGTCGCGACGTCTTCGCCAAGTATCCGTCCTCCGAGTTCTTCATGGCAGCCATGCCGCGACCTTGGGAGCCCGCGTCTCAGTACCCTGCCCCGGCATACTTCCCATCGGCCAATGTCGGGACGGGGTACTGCTACACGGGCATGGCCTATCGTCCGGCTCCCGGTTTGTGGGGCGAGCGAACGCCGCAGGTACGCGCGCGCGGCGCTGGCGTCGTGGAAAGTTGGGGTCGCGACACCCAGTCATTGTGGGCCGTGGTGCGGTTCGACTCCCCCGGGCGCGCCATCTTCAACACCACCTACGCGCCTGGTTGGGCTACGGACACGGGAACCTTGACCATCGATCGTGGGCGCGTCGCCGTCGATCTGCCCGCGGGCCGTCAACGCGTGCGCGTCGCCTACGCCCCGGCGCTGTTCCCCTTCGCGCTGGGGCTGACGTGCCTGGGCCTCGTGCTCTGCGCGATCTTCGCCCTTCGCGCCTCACGCTGGAGCAAGTCGCTCTCGAGCGCGCGCGCACTGGTCGCCGCGACCCTGGCGCTCGCCGTGGTGGCCTGGTGCTATGCGCGTGCTCCGCGCTGGGCCTTCGAACGCCAACATCCGGCGGCATTGCTGTCGAGGTCTTGAGCGGCCAAGAGCAAGTCTTGAGCGGCCAAGAGCGGGATTTCTCCCTCGACAGCGCTCGGCGCGACCGGCAATCTGTCCGGATGGCGAGCTTGTCCGTCGTCGTGCCTGTGTACAACGGCGCTCGCTTCATCGCTGACAACGTGGCCCGAATCCTGACCTAT
The DNA window shown above is from Polyangiaceae bacterium and carries:
- a CDS encoding NAD(P)-dependent oxidoreductase; translated protein: MNILVTGGAGYIGTPLCMRLAQSGHRVLCWDPGFFGFHFPQPLQGIELRAERVQRLGVADLERFAPDWVLHLSGLSNDPMANFAPELNWEENTRATEHVGQLVQALGVPLLFASSASVYGFQPDVLLTEEADVAPIGHYSESKAAAERWLLDNVERVFCLRQATVMGPSPRMRFDLLTNGMTLTAWTQGKIPVLYGGREARPQVHILDLVDAYERVLATPALQRGVYNVSATNDNVLDVAHAIRNQLETEHDRRIELDVTDEARKHRSYALDSEKLRTRTGWVPARDVDATVRELSGLLASGSLDWEDPRTLNIRWMKLLVEAEAVLQRTGSLRPPSQQNG
- a CDS encoding methyltransferase domain-containing protein, with product MTPESSLACPACASREHRLRFARGRHVIVRCERCGLHSALPRPNPEMLRAIYRDASYFAGDAYYLDYLGHRHNYERLARRVVARVLRHRAPPGIWFDVGAAAGFQLEVARRAGFETRGVEPCAAMAAHAQEEGLDVTQGELETTPLPHQTLHVVSFLDSLEHFLDPRHAVRLAFDALDARGVIVVQTPNVGSPAARLLAARWPHYTPPEHLFYFTRTSLTLLLERSGFRLLELSSLGHYFSLRELSRRLLGLRLDRAPLADHSVYLNSGDLFAIACKR